One Thermomicrobiales bacterium DNA window includes the following coding sequences:
- a CDS encoding ABC transporter ATP-binding protein, which yields MTNNVLEMRDIGMVFGEGESLVEALTHVDLDVREGELVALIGPSGSGKSTLLSIAGALLTPTIGTVLLDGVDITTAGEKQRAELRLQKIGFIFQGSNLISYLTAREQLLFIGHLTDMDKHASAQRADRLLDELGMSARARHYPDALSGGQRQRVAIGRALMNDPRIIFADEPTASLDSARGRQVVTLLASEIHERNKAGILVTHDERLIDLCDRVVRITDGRIETASGVGPEQIPVGAV from the coding sequence ATGACGAACAACGTACTCGAAATGCGCGACATTGGCATGGTGTTTGGCGAAGGGGAGTCTCTGGTCGAGGCATTGACGCACGTCGATCTCGACGTGCGCGAGGGCGAACTGGTGGCGTTGATCGGACCCTCGGGGTCAGGGAAATCGACCCTTCTGTCGATTGCCGGGGCACTGCTCACACCGACGATAGGAACCGTCCTGCTCGATGGGGTGGACATCACCACCGCGGGAGAGAAGCAACGCGCTGAGCTGCGCCTGCAGAAGATCGGGTTCATCTTTCAGGGATCGAATCTTATCTCGTATCTGACCGCCCGGGAGCAGCTGCTGTTCATCGGCCATCTGACCGACATGGACAAACATGCCTCTGCTCAACGGGCAGATCGCTTGCTCGACGAGCTCGGGATGAGCGCTCGCGCTCGCCACTATCCCGATGCGCTTTCCGGCGGGCAACGGCAACGGGTGGCAATCGGCCGCGCGTTGATGAACGACCCGCGCATCATCTTTGCCGACGAGCCGACGGCGAGTCTCGATTCTGCGCGGGGACGCCAGGTCGTCACGTTGCTTGCGTCCGAGATTCACGAACGGAACAAGGCCGGGATTCTCGTGACCCACGATGAGCGCTTGATCGATCTGTGCGATCGGGTGGTGCGCATCACTGACGGCCGCATCGAGACCGCCAGTGGCGTCGGACCAGAGCAGATCCCTGTGGGTGCCGTCTGA
- a CDS encoding ABC transporter permease, whose translation GQSYRIAPVIFMPLELWQSARAAGGGYQESTATAVLVKGSGTALVQIPTAVPDTMVGSKKQVSDHIPGESEQNSTLLLIQIFLVVIAAGIIAAFFYIITLQKMPELGVMKAIGTGTGYLAKALVSQVFALALVGVLLGISISDTLALVIGDAVPYSVSMDRMALFGSLLLLVALASTLLSLLRIARIDPLDAINRTA comes from the coding sequence CGGGCAGTCCTATCGCATTGCCCCAGTGATCTTCATGCCCCTCGAGCTTTGGCAATCGGCGCGAGCCGCCGGCGGCGGTTACCAGGAATCGACCGCGACGGCCGTGCTGGTAAAGGGATCCGGGACAGCGCTCGTGCAGATTCCGACTGCCGTTCCCGACACGATGGTCGGCAGCAAGAAGCAAGTGAGCGACCATATCCCCGGTGAGTCCGAGCAGAACAGCACGCTGCTCCTGATTCAGATCTTCCTGGTTGTGATCGCCGCGGGAATCATTGCTGCGTTCTTCTACATCATCACCTTGCAGAAGATGCCTGAGCTTGGCGTCATGAAGGCCATCGGCACCGGAACTGGCTATTTGGCAAAGGCGCTGGTGTCGCAGGTATTCGCATTGGCGCTTGTGGGCGTGCTGTTGGGAATATCGATCTCGGACACCCTGGCGCTCGTCATTGGCGACGCGGTGCCGTACAGCGTCTCTATGGACCGAATGGCGCTATTCGGCTCGTTACTCTTGCTCGTGGCGCTCGCCAGCACATTGCTGTCGCTCTTGCGAATCGCCCGCATCGATCCCCTCGACGCTATCAACAGGACGGCCTAG
- the trxA gene encoding thioredoxin produces MSKCTEITDAQFDAEVTQSDKLVLVDFWAPWCGPCRSIAPILNDLAKEREDTVKVVKINVDEEQVNAAKLGIMTIPTLVLFKDGQPVDRLLGGYPKRAIVERVDKHLAAPVAG; encoded by the coding sequence ATGTCCAAGTGCACAGAAATTACAGACGCCCAGTTCGATGCCGAAGTCACCCAGTCGGATAAATTGGTGCTGGTCGACTTCTGGGCCCCCTGGTGCGGTCCCTGCCGTTCGATCGCCCCGATCCTCAACGATCTTGCCAAGGAGCGTGAGGACACGGTCAAGGTTGTCAAGATCAACGTCGACGAGGAGCAGGTGAACGCCGCCAAGCTCGGCATCATGACGATCCCAACCCTTGTGCTCTTCAAGGACGGACAGCCGGTCGATCGTCTCCTTGGTGGGTATCCGAAACGCGCGATCGTCGAGCGGGTGGACAAGCACCTTGCCGCTCCAGTCGCCGGGTAG